A DNA window from Mya arenaria isolate MELC-2E11 chromosome 17, ASM2691426v1 contains the following coding sequences:
- the LOC128224651 gene encoding carbohydrate sulfotransferase 5-like, which translates to MRHHHRLFATVCCVTFTVLFVCLYDVYVNDLRSPSQWPASLRLDKHQRKFNKTEVKSKSYESTNKTIRAQRHLSANNLKRRTSTEIPIIPTTSGFVVRSRAHIVIIASYMRSGSTLTGHLMQHFPKTFYVYEPFHALHIRSREGKTVTYLNGTQKAVGANVLDNRQLMRDELMKWLDCRLEELDAYSLADKFHLEFSTSMRKFAKCWQEKRKTIKSLRNCLPVAKKLCEEATTRLFKFIRIPLDLIESVFEEYPNLQVIHLLRDPRAVLRSQVKVKKITWAQIPQKAREHCTRISDDLASTFTMHNQYPDRVKILLYERLAENPLDVSSKMYTFINKPMYKTLVKYIEKITKQRASAASGSFGVLSVNSTRTAYSWRDELNITSIQTIDTYCGEIYSKLGYLKFSNEKDAKDHNLPTLRAPDFNDIFI; encoded by the exons ATGAGACACCACCACCGACTATTTGCCACTGTCTGTTGCGTCACATTCACGGTACTGTTCGTCTGTCTGTACGATGTCTATGTGAACGACCTGAGGTCACCGAGTCAATGGCCCGCGTCACTTCGATTGGACAAGCATCAGCgcaagtttaataaaactgaagttaaaagcaagagttatg AATCTACCAACAAAACAATTCGCGCTCAACGTCATCTATCAGCAAACAACTTAAAAAGAAGAACATCCACAGAAATTCCCATCATTCCTACAACTTCCGGTTTCGTAGTAAGGTCACGTGCTCATATCGTTATCATCGCATCATACATGCGCAGTGGGTCCACTTTGACTGGTCACCTTATGCAGCATTTTCCGAAGACGTTCTATGTGTATGAGCCTTTCCACGCCCTTCATATAAGATCAAGAGAAGGGAAAACTGTCACCTATTTAAATGGAACACAAAA GGCTGTGGGTGCAAACGTCCTGGATAACAGACAGCTAATGCGGGATGAGCTCATGAAATGGCTTGATTGTCGCTTAGAAGAACTCGACGCTTATTCTCTTGCTGACAAATTCCATTTAGAATTCAGTACTTCAATGAGAAAATTTGCAAAGTGTTGGCAGGAAAAACGAAAAACAATCAAGAGTCTAAGGAATTGTTTGCCTGTAGCTAAGAAATTGTGTGAAGAGGCCACgacaagattgttcaaatttattcGGATACCTTTGGATTTAATTGAATCTGTATTTGAGGAATATCCTAATCTCCAAGTGATTCATTTGTTACGTGATCCAAGAGCTGTGTTAAGGTCACAGGTTAAAGTTAAGAAAATCACGTGGGCGCAAATACCACAAAAGGCACGTGAACATTGCACTCGCATCTCAGATGATTTGGCAAGTACTTTTACCATGCATAACCAATATCCGGATAGAGTTAAAATTTTGCTCTATGAGAGGTTAGCCGAAAATCCATTAGACGTATCGAGCAAAATGTATACATTCATTAACAAACCCATGTACAAGACATTAGTGAAATATATTGAGAAAATTACCAAGCAAAGGGCAAGTGCTGCCAGTGGTTCTTTCGGAGTGTTAAGTGTGAATTCCACGAGGACAGCCTACTCGTGGAGAGACGAGCTAAATATAACAAGTATTCAAACTATAGACACATATTGTggagaaatatattcaaagctCGGTTACCTAAAATTTTCAAACGAAAAAGATGCTAAGGATCACAATCTTCCAACATTGAGGGCGCCAGATTTTAATGACatctttatataa
- the LOC128224652 gene encoding NF-kappa-B inhibitor-like protein 1, with protein MKHKTISKLKQYISDDRPKRLREYVRKHDVDLTEVVLSRGQNLLHYCCKHGSGTVLRYLMSVGVPGSLQDSKGRSPLHVALDRALELDTSKQWDVTTECYNGLILPLLECYPKCLDMEDSSGATCRRLLHELVQRREAREPQQNGMEVDDDADTERAWRDKLADEMVSEHHEMWGAYIPDPSWDSHAEESCGDWADRVRDEYNARKRAKERSAYRGHGEHKGDKKGRKGDQGSGEEGEIGWKGKGKETLEEARERMRREFKNNKVRDVAVDALKKRMKYEERYKTVLEGVGGAKIKYGDIPWPSLKGEALDLTVLFDKMDKSSAEYQKYLRDQQIRWHPDKFLQRFGSRLYEKERQRIIARVTLLSQNLNQLKS; from the exons ATGAAACACAAGACAATCTCAAAGCTAAAACAGTACATCAGCGATGACCGACCAAAGCGATTGCGGGAATATGTGAGGAAGCATGATGTTGATCTGACAGAGGTTGTATTGAGTAGAGGCCAGAACCTCCTACATTACTGCTGCAAACATGGGTCAGGCACTGTGCTGAG ATATCTGATGAGCGTAGGAGTGCCAGGTTCCCTGCAAGATTCCAAAGGGAGATCACCTTTACATGTAGCCCTGGACAGAGCTCTAGAGCTGGACACCAGCAAACAGTGGGATGTGACAACTGAGT gtTACAATGGGTTGATCCTGCCATTGTTGGAGTGTTACCCAAAATGCTTGGATATGGAGGACAGCTCTGGTGCAACATGCAGACGTCTTTTGCATGAGCTTGTACAGAGGAGGGAGGCACGGGAACCACAGCAGAAT GGGATGGAGGTTGATGATGATGCCGACACAGAGAGAGCATGGAGAGACAAACTAGCAGATGAAATGGTGTCTGAACACCACGAGATGTGGGGGGCCTATATACCAG ACCCAAGTTGGGACAGCCATGCGGAGGAATCATGCGGAGACTGGGCAGACAGAGTAAGGGACGAGTATAATGCCAGAAAAAGGGCCAAGGAAAGGTCTGCATATAGAGGCCATGGGGAGCACAAAGGGGACAAGAAGGGTCGCAAGGGGGATCAGGGTAGTGGAGAGGAGGGGGAAATTGGGTGGAAAGGAAAGGGGAAAGAGACTTTAGAAGAAGCTAGAGAAAGAATGCGGAGggagtttaaaaataataaggtTAGAGATGTTGCAGTTGATGCTTTAAAAAAGAGAATGAAGTATGAAGAGAGGTATAAAACTGTGTTAGAAGGTGTTGGCGGTGCTAAGATCAAATATGGTGATATCCCGTGGCCAAGTTTGAAGGGGGAGGCATTGGATTTGACGGTATTGTTTGATAAGATGGATAAATCAAGTGCAGAGTATCAGAAATATTTAAGGGACCAGCAGATTCGATGGCATCCGGATAAGTTTTTACAGAGATTTGGGTCACGACTTTATGAGAAGGAAAGGCAAAGAATTATAGCTAGAGTTACATTATTGTCACAAAACTTGAATCAGTTGAAGTCTTAA